The proteins below are encoded in one region of Streptomyces cyanogenus:
- a CDS encoding NAD(P)/FAD-dependent oxidoreductase: protein MTGQAVVPRRVDVLVVGAGPAGLAAAARLAAAGAGRVEVLEREAQPGGVPRHCAHGGFGTWTRPLTGPRYARLLTEAAERAGATLRTGVTALDWAPTGPVLTTVGPGGPETVEARAVVLATGARERPRAARLVPGTRPAGVCTTGELQQAVHLFGQHIGTRAVVAGAADVSYAAAATVRTAGAEVVALVTEHPRAQAGRARAGAARLGHGIPLLTDTTITELVGHGRLSGVRVRHRDGRTAVLPCDTVVFTGDFVPEHELARRGGLTLDPGTRGPAVGATPHTSRPGVFAAGNLLHAVEPAGTAVREGARAAGAVLDFLAGTPWPEPGVPVVVEPPLRWIAPNRVTPGAVPARHVLRTGVPLPRPVLYVHQDGRLLHRQRLTAGTALPERTLTLAARWHDRVDPDGGPVRVSTG, encoded by the coding sequence GTGACGGGCCAAGCGGTGGTCCCGCGCCGGGTCGACGTCCTCGTCGTCGGTGCGGGTCCCGCCGGGCTCGCCGCCGCCGCGCGGCTGGCCGCCGCCGGCGCCGGACGCGTGGAGGTGCTGGAGCGGGAGGCGCAGCCCGGCGGGGTGCCCCGGCACTGCGCGCACGGGGGCTTCGGCACCTGGACCCGTCCGCTCACCGGACCCCGCTACGCCCGCCTGCTCACGGAGGCCGCCGAGCGGGCCGGCGCCACGCTCCGCACCGGCGTGACGGCGCTGGACTGGGCGCCGACGGGTCCCGTGCTCACCACCGTCGGGCCCGGCGGCCCGGAGACCGTCGAGGCACGGGCGGTCGTGCTCGCCACCGGCGCCCGCGAACGCCCGCGCGCCGCACGGCTGGTGCCCGGCACCCGCCCCGCCGGTGTCTGCACCACCGGCGAACTCCAGCAGGCGGTCCACCTGTTCGGGCAGCACATCGGCACCCGCGCGGTCGTCGCCGGCGCGGCGGACGTCTCCTACGCGGCGGCGGCCACCGTCCGCACGGCCGGCGCCGAGGTCGTCGCCCTGGTCACGGAGCACCCGCGCGCCCAGGCCGGCAGGGCCCGCGCCGGGGCGGCCCGGCTGGGCCACGGCATCCCGCTGCTGACCGACACCACGATCACCGAACTCGTCGGCCACGGCCGGCTGTCCGGCGTCCGCGTCCGCCACCGGGACGGCCGGACGGCCGTACTGCCCTGTGACACCGTGGTGTTCACCGGCGACTTCGTCCCCGAACACGAACTGGCCCGGCGCGGCGGCCTCACCCTGGACCCGGGCACCCGCGGTCCCGCCGTCGGCGCCACCCCGCACACCTCGCGCCCCGGTGTCTTCGCCGCCGGCAACCTGCTGCACGCCGTGGAGCCCGCCGGCACCGCGGTCCGCGAGGGCGCCCGCGCGGCCGGCGCCGTCCTGGACTTCCTGGCGGGTACGCCCTGGCCGGAACCGGGCGTGCCCGTGGTCGTCGAGCCGCCGCTGCGCTGGATCGCCCCGAACCGCGTCACCCCCGGCGCCGTACCCGCCCGTCACGTCCTGCGCACCGGCGTCCCGCTGCCCCGCCCGGTCCTGTACGTCCACCAGGACGGGCGCCTCCTGCACCGCCAACGGCTCACCGCCGGCACCGCGTTGCCCGAGCGCACCCTGACCCTCGCCGCCCGCTGGCACGACCGCGTCGATCCCGACGGCGGGCCGGTGCGGGTGAGCACCGGCTGA
- a CDS encoding crotonase/enoyl-CoA hydratase family protein yields MPVRIERQEHVTTVVLSRPEARNAVDGPTAAELAAAFRAFEADDTARVAVLWGEGGTFCAGADLKAIGTERGNRVAEDGDGPMGPTRMRLSKPVIAAVSGHAVAGGLELALWCDLRVAEEDAVFGVFCRRWGVPLIDGGTVRLPRLIGTGRALDLILTGRPVPAREAYEMGLANRLVPAGRARAEAEALAAAIARFPQACLRSDRASVLDQEGLDEPTALLGELRHGAGVLPESAEGAARFASGAGRHGSFGTP; encoded by the coding sequence ATGCCGGTGCGGATCGAACGGCAGGAGCACGTCACCACGGTCGTCCTGTCCCGGCCGGAGGCCCGTAACGCGGTGGACGGTCCCACGGCCGCCGAACTCGCCGCCGCGTTCCGGGCGTTCGAGGCGGACGACACCGCCCGGGTGGCGGTGCTGTGGGGCGAGGGCGGCACCTTCTGCGCGGGCGCGGACCTGAAGGCGATCGGCACGGAGCGCGGCAACCGGGTGGCGGAGGACGGCGACGGGCCGATGGGTCCGACCCGGATGCGGCTGTCCAAGCCGGTGATCGCGGCGGTGTCCGGGCACGCGGTCGCGGGCGGCCTCGAACTCGCCCTGTGGTGCGATCTGCGGGTCGCGGAGGAGGACGCGGTGTTCGGGGTGTTCTGCCGTCGCTGGGGCGTGCCCCTGATCGACGGCGGCACGGTACGGCTGCCCCGGCTGATCGGCACCGGCCGGGCCCTGGACCTGATCCTCACCGGCCGCCCGGTCCCGGCCCGCGAGGCCTACGAGATGGGGCTCGCGAACCGCCTGGTCCCGGCCGGACGGGCGCGCGCCGAGGCCGAGGCCCTCGCGGCGGCCATCGCCCGCTTCCCGCAGGCCTGCCTGCGCAGCGATCGCGCCTCGGTCCTGGACCAGGAAGGCCTGGACGAGCCGACGGCGCTGCTCGGCGAACTCCGGCACGGCGCGGGTGTGCTGCCGGAGAGCGCGGAGGGCGCCGCCCGGTTCGCCTCGGGGGCCGGGCGGCACGGCTCGTTCGGCACGCCCTGA
- a CDS encoding alpha/beta hydrolase — protein MTVFIMVGGVFTGAQVWQETAALLTAAGSEVHPVRLTGVDAGRPAPPADVDLETHIADVTAAIDAVDAASGREIVLVGHDYGIHPVLGAVDRRAQRVARVVYLDAGMPRNGVPALAAVPDQALRARLAEQAQRGDGEDALAPPARDEWQRWGSTAGLSDAALDRLTALAAPQPLGTLLQPLRLTGAVAAVPVTGILCTRNGVSVDMLQRLVDFGDPGLAALTGPQVTFFELLTGHWPMLSCPAELADVLRRAAAGGGRRLRPAGADEPPAHLRPFPLDVPEPPRDRKGHVDFHVPAAEGPRPAVVLVHGGPVPAGARPTPRDWPTLVGYARMAAAEGMVGVTFDHRLHDVADYERAAADVTAAVELVRADPRVDADRVALWFFSGGGLLAADWLEKPPVWLRCLAASYPVLAPLPNWGLTGSRFRPDRAVAHAGALPVVLLRAGRETPEVAATVEAFVSAAEGCGAHLELVDVPNGHHGFETVDAPEETVPALRRAMRSVVTHLTA, from the coding sequence ATGACCGTGTTCATCATGGTGGGGGGCGTGTTCACCGGCGCCCAGGTGTGGCAGGAGACCGCCGCGCTGCTGACCGCGGCGGGCAGCGAGGTGCACCCGGTCCGGCTCACCGGAGTCGACGCGGGCCGTCCCGCCCCGCCGGCCGACGTGGATCTGGAGACGCACATCGCGGACGTGACCGCGGCGATCGACGCGGTGGACGCGGCGTCCGGCCGGGAGATCGTGCTCGTCGGCCACGACTACGGCATCCACCCGGTGCTCGGTGCCGTCGACCGGCGGGCACAGCGCGTCGCCCGGGTGGTGTACCTGGACGCCGGGATGCCGCGGAACGGCGTCCCGGCCCTGGCCGCCGTACCGGACCAGGCCCTGCGCGCGCGGCTGGCCGAACAGGCGCAACGCGGGGACGGCGAAGACGCGTTGGCGCCGCCGGCTCGTGACGAGTGGCAGCGCTGGGGCAGTACGGCCGGCCTCTCCGACGCGGCGCTGGACCGGCTCACCGCCCTCGCCGCGCCGCAGCCGCTGGGCACCCTGCTCCAGCCGCTGCGGCTGACCGGAGCGGTGGCCGCCGTGCCCGTCACCGGCATCCTGTGCACCCGTAACGGTGTCAGCGTCGACATGCTGCAACGGCTCGTCGACTTCGGCGACCCCGGGCTGGCGGCCCTGACCGGCCCCCAGGTCACCTTCTTCGAACTGCTCACCGGGCACTGGCCGATGCTGTCCTGTCCCGCCGAACTGGCGGACGTCCTGCGGCGCGCCGCGGCCGGCGGGGGACGCCGCCTGCGACCGGCCGGCGCCGACGAACCGCCCGCCCATCTGCGCCCGTTCCCGCTCGACGTGCCCGAGCCGCCCCGGGACCGCAAGGGACACGTCGACTTCCACGTCCCCGCCGCCGAAGGCCCGCGACCGGCCGTGGTCCTCGTGCACGGCGGCCCCGTCCCCGCCGGAGCCCGGCCGACACCGCGCGACTGGCCGACCCTGGTGGGGTACGCCCGCATGGCGGCGGCCGAGGGCATGGTCGGCGTGACCTTCGACCACCGGCTGCACGACGTCGCCGACTACGAGCGCGCCGCCGCGGACGTCACCGCCGCGGTGGAGCTGGTGCGGGCAGATCCCCGCGTGGACGCCGACCGGGTCGCCCTGTGGTTCTTCTCCGGCGGCGGCCTGCTCGCCGCGGACTGGCTGGAGAAGCCCCCGGTCTGGCTGCGCTGCCTGGCCGCCTCCTATCCGGTCCTGGCGCCGCTGCCCAACTGGGGGCTGACCGGCAGCCGGTTCCGTCCGGACCGGGCGGTCGCGCACGCGGGTGCCCTGCCCGTCGTCCTCCTCCGTGCGGGACGGGAGACACCCGAGGTGGCCGCCACCGTGGAGGCGTTCGTGAGCGCGGCGGAGGGCTGCGGGGCGCACCTGGAACTGGTCGACGTCCCGAACGGCCACCACGGCTTCGAGACCGTCGACGCGCCCGAGGAGACCGTCCCCGCCCTGCGCCGGGCCATGCGCTCGGTGGTGACCCACCTGACCGCCTGA